In Pseudoalteromonas tetraodonis, the genomic window GGTGGCTACGCCAAGGCGCGCCGCCATAGATTGTAATAATATGGTGGCAATAACTGAAAACAGTAATGTCCATATTAGTGCAAAACCAAAGTTTGCACCTGCCACGCTGGCAGTCGTAATAGTCCCTGGTCCAATGAAGGCAGCGGTGACGAGTAGTCCTGGTCCTAATCGCATAATTGACCTTAATAGTACTTTTGTATATTGCTATTTAAAGTTACATCTAACGTTTTATAACGCGATGCCTGTATTATTGCTGCCACTTATATTAAGTGCCTTGCAGCGATAGCCGCCCCTTGGCAAACCCTTTTTTGATGATAATCATATGTTAAAAAAGGTCGCGTAGCATACCAACTTATATATAAATTTAAAGGGGGTGTGGCGCGTTTGCACAAAATTAGTACAATCAACAAATAAAAGTAATAACTGCTTACCTCAGTTTAGGGCTTATTTAACGACTTAAAGAATGACTTAATAACCTTAAATTGTTCACAGGTTTATGCCAATAACTATAGGCACTATAAACGCTTTGCACGCACTGTATTCAAGCAAAGGGTTTGAATGCCCTAAATATCAACCCATTTATGCCATCACGGCTTTAATGGCCTCTAAGCCTTTTCGCAAAGTGCTGGCATCGGTTGCATAATTAATTCGAATGCACTGGTGTTTGTGTGCCCAAGCATCATCAATACCAATAAAGAAATTATGCCCGGGAATAATATACACATCCTGCTCTTTAAGCTTTTGGTAAAGTTGTTCGCTGGTTATTTTTGCCTCTTTAAACCACAGCCACATAAAAAATGCGCCTTCTACTTTGTGTAAGTAAACGGGGAGGTGGGCAAATATTTCATCAAACAAGTTCATTGCTGTTTGTGCTTTTTCTCGATAAAAAGGCAGCACTGAATTTTTACACAGCGGAAGGAGTTCATCTTCATCAATTAGCCGTGTTACTAAACTTGGGCCAAAACTGTTTGGCGATAAAACCATACTGCCATTCACACGGCCAATGGCTTTAATTATGTCATTGTTAGCCACTACAATACCGGTTCGCAAACCCGGTAGGCCAAGCTTTGAAAGTGACATGCATAAAATAATGTTTGAGTTCCAGGTTAAGTTTGCGTCGGTATAAATACACCCAGGGAATGGGTCGCCGTAGGCGTTATCAATGATCAGTGGGATATTATATTGCTTAGCCAATAAATCGAGATGCTGTACTTCTTCATCAGTAATGACATTGCCTGTTGGGTTAGTCGGGCGCGATACACACAGTGCGCTAATGCTGCTGTCGCTTGCTAATACTTGCTCAACAGCTTTAAAATTAATGATATATTTAAATTGGTTTGAGCCACTTTCAGTATTTAAAATTTCGATATCGGGCTTTATTGCTACAAACATATCGTCAGTTAAGCCTTGATCTGCATAGCCTACATATTCAGGTGCCAGCGGAAATAAAACCTTTTTATGGCTTCCATCAGGCATACTGCCAGCTAACAGATTAAATAACACAAAAAAATTGGCTTGGCTGCCATTACCAAGCGCTATATTATTTGCGGTTAAATCCCATGAGTATTCACTTTTTAGTTGCTTGGCCAGAGCTGCACGAAATGCATCATTACCTGTTGGGCCATCGTAAAGTCCAAATACGTTGGAAAGTGTATTATTAGCAACAAGCTTTTGTAACTCATTGATAAAAATATCATTAACCTCAGGCACTAGGGCCGGATTACCACCACCGAGCATAACAATATTTGGATTATTACTGTTTTTAGCATCGCCTAAATCTTCCATTAACTGAGTAATACCATTAGGTTGAGTAAATTTAGTGCCGAAGTTTGAGTAATCCATAATGACCGTGTGCCTTAAAAAATGATAAGTTAGTGTAAATTAACACTATGAATTTGATATTGAAAAATTTTCACCGATTAGATTACTATAGCCATAACCCGCTATAATCGTTTTTCATATTTTAAGTAGGGCAGCCTTATCAGCAACCTTGAATCACACACTAAAACACCTTTAAACACCAAAGCAGACGATTCGGTTATTACTGATACGATTCTTAAAATTGCCACTTTTAACTTGTTTAATTACCTTGAGCCGCCTAATGCCTATTATGAATTTGAACGCATATACACCGCAGAGCAGTGGGCTAGAAAGCAGCGTTGGCTTGTAAATTACTTAACCGAACATCAGCCTGATGTGATTGGTTTTCAAGAAGTATTTAGTATTGAGTCGCTTAAAGAATTAGTTAAAGATCAAGGCTATACGTACTTTGCCGTGGTAGATGAGCCTCAGGTAATCGACGACTTTATTTACAAACGCCCTGTAGTAGCGCTTGCTGCTAAATACCCCATCGTTGAAGTGGCAACTGTTGAGCATGACCATGAGCTTGCTAAAACCCTTGGTTTAACTGAGGATTTTACATTTAGCCGAAAGGTGCTTAGAGCTACAATAACTTTACCGCATATCGGCAACACGGATTGTTATGTGGTGCATTTTAAGTCTAAGCGCTCAATGATAGAGCTTGATGAGCAAAACAAAGACCTCACACCCGAAAAAAATATTATCGAGCTATTAAAGGCCAATATAGCTGGGAGTTGGGGCTCAACTATTCAGCGCGGCAGTGAAGCCACATTACTGATGATGGACATCATTGCGCGCCGCGAATCTACACAAAACCCAATGGTTTTAATGGGCGATTTTAACAACGACTTAGCTGATGGCGTTTTAAGCCATTTACTAACAAA contains:
- a CDS encoding endonuclease/exonuclease/phosphatase family protein; the encoded protein is MFNYLEPPNAYYEFERIYTAEQWARKQRWLVNYLTEHQPDVIGFQEVFSIESLKELVKDQGYTYFAVVDEPQVIDDFIYKRPVVALAAKYPIVEVATVEHDHELAKTLGLTEDFTFSRKVLRATITLPHIGNTDCYVVHFKSKRSMIELDEQNKDLTPEKNIIELLKANIAGSWGSTIQRGSEATLLMMDIIARRESTQNPMVLMGDFNNDLADGVLSHLLTNTLRFAPTFDSKTYLAKYCLNDAWQLFAKSQLNLANQNNENTVDLKRKPTHYFGASSSVLDYILLSCEFDSSYDDSFFEVSHYHTYDRHLINPEFERDDLSTDHGVVLISLALRS
- a CDS encoding valine--pyruvate transaminase, whose amino-acid sequence is MDYSNFGTKFTQPNGITQLMEDLGDAKNSNNPNIVMLGGGNPALVPEVNDIFINELQKLVANNTLSNVFGLYDGPTGNDAFRAALAKQLKSEYSWDLTANNIALGNGSQANFFVLFNLLAGSMPDGSHKKVLFPLAPEYVGYADQGLTDDMFVAIKPDIEILNTESGSNQFKYIINFKAVEQVLASDSSISALCVSRPTNPTGNVITDEEVQHLDLLAKQYNIPLIIDNAYGDPFPGCIYTDANLTWNSNIILCMSLSKLGLPGLRTGIVVANNDIIKAIGRVNGSMVLSPNSFGPSLVTRLIDEDELLPLCKNSVLPFYREKAQTAMNLFDEIFAHLPVYLHKVEGAFFMWLWFKEAKITSEQLYQKLKEQDVYIIPGHNFFIGIDDAWAHKHQCIRINYATDASTLRKGLEAIKAVMA